One Desulfosoma sp. genomic window carries:
- a CDS encoding YbaK/EbsC family protein, with translation MPTISDVKAFLKQHGIEVWEFQELTPTSETAAKAVGCSVAEIAKSILFLVGDQPVVVVTCGDRRIKGSRLKQVTGLKGKVRLPGQDEVLHYTGYAPGGVCPFLLPKSVKILIDASMRQFPCVYAAAGNDRSAVPITVDQLLTITGGTEVAVSDAFEQNGENSG, from the coding sequence ATGCCCACCATTTCGGACGTGAAGGCTTTTTTGAAACAGCACGGCATTGAGGTCTGGGAATTTCAGGAATTGACTCCCACATCGGAAACGGCGGCCAAAGCCGTAGGATGCTCCGTGGCGGAAATCGCCAAAAGTATACTCTTTCTCGTGGGAGATCAACCCGTGGTGGTGGTCACGTGTGGAGACCGTCGCATCAAGGGATCTCGACTCAAACAAGTCACAGGTCTCAAGGGCAAGGTGCGTCTTCCGGGACAGGATGAGGTTTTACACTACACGGGCTACGCTCCTGGTGGGGTCTGTCCCTTTCTCTTGCCGAAATCGGTCAAAATTCTCATCGATGCCTCCATGCGCCAATTTCCTTGCGTCTATGCGGCGGCGGGTAATGACCGTTCGGCGGTGCCCATCACTGTGGATCAGCTTTTGACCATCACCGGCGGCACGGAAGTGGCCGTTTCCGATGCCTTCGAGCAAAACGGGGAAAATTCCGGCTAA
- the pyrF gene encoding orotidine-5'-phosphate decarboxylase, producing MKTVPLRERLIFALDVPSPENAKAWVERLNGLVGFFKVGFELFLAGGFPIVEWIQNRGAKVFLDLKLFDVPETVRRAMVQIAKRSVSFTTVHGNDAMLRAAVEAKGDVKILAVTALTSLDQGDLQDLGFACSVEDLVLSRARRALALGCDGLISSGLEIPRLRREVKDRLLLVAPGIRPVANVDDQKRTVDAREAFASGADHIVVGRPIRDAADPEGLVKQIFDQIERGLQERASV from the coding sequence GTGAAAACCGTTCCTTTGCGTGAAAGGTTGATTTTTGCTCTGGATGTGCCGTCGCCTGAAAACGCCAAAGCGTGGGTGGAGCGGCTCAATGGGTTGGTCGGCTTTTTCAAGGTGGGGTTTGAACTGTTCCTTGCAGGCGGCTTTCCCATTGTGGAATGGATTCAAAACCGAGGCGCCAAGGTCTTTTTGGATCTGAAGCTGTTTGATGTGCCGGAGACGGTTCGGCGAGCCATGGTCCAGATTGCCAAGAGAAGTGTGAGCTTTACCACGGTGCATGGCAACGACGCCATGCTTCGAGCCGCTGTGGAAGCCAAGGGTGATGTGAAAATTTTGGCTGTGACCGCCCTGACCAGTTTGGATCAGGGAGACCTCCAGGACCTGGGTTTTGCCTGTTCCGTGGAAGATCTCGTGTTGTCTCGAGCCCGAAGGGCGTTGGCTCTGGGCTGCGATGGGCTGATTTCTTCAGGACTGGAAATCCCGCGGCTACGTCGCGAAGTGAAAGACCGCCTCTTGTTGGTGGCTCCCGGCATTCGCCCGGTCGCCAATGTGGACGATCAAAAAAGAACCGTGGATGCTCGAGAGGCTTTTGCCTCGGGAGCGGATCACATTGTGGTGGGCCGTCCTATTCGGGATGCCGCCGACCCCGAAGGACTGGTGAAGCAGATTTTCGATCAGATCGAAAGAGGATTACAGGAACGGGCGTCCGTTTGA
- a CDS encoding glycosyltransferase family 4 protein, with product MALHIGFVSTRFTGADGVTMEAGKWAEIFKESGHECFWCAGEVHKDPSRAMVVSEAHFLHPENQRIQAEAFGREMRSQELTQRIHDYRAVLKEKLAYFLRNFDIQLLIVENALASPLHIPLGLALTELIAERKIPTIAHHHEFYWEQSRCAVNCVQDFLLMAFPPVLPTIQHVVISSAAHEDLAHRRGVSSFVIPNVLDFDHPPQPNPQMGETLRCMIGLGAEDKLIVQPTRIIRRKGIEYAIEIAAALKDLHYRLLITHHAEEGDPEYASWLQSHAREHGVSLHFMGTHVVDPWVEVASPTDRITLWDIYPHADLITYPSLYEGFGNAFLEAIYFRKPLVVNRYATFVRDIEPLGFDLLIMDGYVGRRLISKIRDVLKSDERRQSMVEHNYLLAKRHFSYGVLRRRLNFLLMNFFGMEV from the coding sequence ATGGCCCTTCATATCGGTTTTGTCTCCACTCGGTTTACAGGCGCCGACGGCGTCACCATGGAAGCAGGTAAGTGGGCTGAAATCTTTAAAGAATCCGGACACGAGTGTTTTTGGTGCGCAGGTGAAGTGCACAAGGATCCTTCGCGTGCCATGGTGGTGTCGGAAGCCCATTTTCTTCATCCGGAAAACCAAAGGATTCAGGCGGAAGCCTTTGGTCGTGAGATGCGTTCTCAGGAGCTGACGCAAAGGATTCACGATTACCGGGCCGTGCTCAAGGAAAAACTGGCCTATTTTCTTCGAAATTTTGATATTCAGCTTCTCATCGTGGAAAACGCTTTAGCCAGCCCGCTACACATCCCTTTGGGGCTGGCCCTTACGGAGCTTATTGCGGAAAGAAAAATCCCAACCATTGCGCATCACCATGAATTCTACTGGGAACAAAGCCGTTGCGCCGTCAACTGCGTGCAGGATTTTCTCCTGATGGCTTTTCCTCCCGTGTTACCCACCATCCAGCACGTGGTTATCAGTTCGGCGGCCCATGAAGACCTGGCCCATCGAAGAGGGGTGTCTTCTTTTGTCATTCCGAACGTTTTGGATTTCGATCATCCGCCGCAGCCAAACCCGCAAATGGGTGAGACGTTACGCTGCATGATCGGGCTCGGTGCCGAGGATAAGCTCATCGTGCAACCCACGCGCATCATTCGACGCAAGGGCATCGAATACGCGATTGAAATTGCCGCGGCGCTCAAAGACCTGCATTACCGGTTGCTGATCACGCATCACGCAGAAGAAGGGGATCCGGAATATGCTTCCTGGTTGCAGAGCCATGCCCGCGAGCATGGAGTGTCTCTCCACTTTATGGGCACCCATGTGGTGGATCCCTGGGTGGAAGTGGCATCGCCCACGGACCGAATCACACTGTGGGACATTTATCCTCATGCAGACCTTATCACATACCCAAGCCTCTACGAAGGATTTGGGAACGCGTTTTTGGAAGCCATCTATTTCCGTAAGCCTCTCGTGGTGAACCGCTACGCTACATTTGTGCGCGATATTGAACCCTTGGGCTTTGATCTTTTGATTATGGACGGTTATGTTGGTCGCCGGCTCATTTCGAAGATTCGCGATGTTTTGAAGTCAGACGAACGTAGACAGTCCATGGTGGAACACAATTACCTTTTGGCCAAAAGGCATTTTTCCTATGGGGTGCTACGACGACGATTGAATTTTCTGCTTATGAACTTCTTTGGCATGGAGGTGTAG
- a CDS encoding HAD family hydrolase, which translates to MSRIPIPTPKSGPVPHFHPKPQVILFDVYGTLVAARYGDLEEQMRRNLAQESFMKTARFFGFSEKSGFLWADLFCRAVMEEHEHARAIGISRPEILVEEIWKKLMHSVPEAPNPEPHPMDVAMYRELVANPVAPYEGVAEMLKALRRRGYLLGLASNAQFYTRAILEYILESPLDAVFDARWTFFSYELGFAKPDPHFFRIIATRARRFSLEPQAVLMVGNDPFNDMEAATVHGLQAVLFLPVTAASPQSSRWGGPCLHRFDTLVQALANG; encoded by the coding sequence GTGAGTCGTATCCCGATCCCCACGCCGAAATCGGGTCCGGTGCCGCATTTCCATCCCAAACCTCAAGTCATCTTGTTTGATGTGTACGGCACTCTTGTGGCGGCTCGTTATGGAGATTTGGAGGAACAGATGCGCCGAAACCTGGCGCAGGAAAGCTTCATGAAAACAGCTCGGTTTTTCGGCTTTTCAGAAAAGTCCGGGTTCTTGTGGGCGGACCTTTTTTGCCGAGCCGTCATGGAAGAACATGAACACGCTCGGGCGATTGGAATCTCAAGACCCGAAATCTTGGTGGAAGAAATCTGGAAGAAACTGATGCACAGCGTCCCTGAGGCGCCAAACCCGGAGCCTCATCCCATGGATGTGGCCATGTATCGAGAACTGGTGGCTAACCCTGTGGCTCCCTATGAAGGGGTGGCCGAAATGCTCAAAGCTTTGCGGCGTCGAGGCTACCTTTTAGGCTTGGCATCCAACGCTCAGTTTTACACACGGGCCATTTTGGAATATATTCTTGAATCCCCGTTGGATGCGGTTTTTGATGCGCGCTGGACTTTCTTTTCCTATGAATTAGGTTTTGCCAAACCGGATCCTCATTTTTTTCGTATTATCGCGACACGCGCTCGCCGCTTCAGCCTGGAGCCTCAGGCCGTGCTCATGGTGGGAAATGATCCCTTCAATGACATGGAAGCCGCTACAGTCCACGGCCTGCAAGCGGTGCTGTTTCTTCCCGTGACGGCGGCATCCCCACAAAGTTCCCGCTGGGGAGGGCCGTGCCTGCACCGGTTCGACACCTTGGTGCAGGCCTTGGCAAACGGCTGA
- a CDS encoding ATP-dependent RecD-like DNA helicase → MTTHILEGQVERITYAGEEDGYSVLRLKVRDRRDLVTVVGSFVSVTPGEVLRLHGSWTRHPKYGEQFRVDQYETLTPDTVEGIRKYLGSGLIKGIGPEMAKRIVKTFGSATLDVIEREPKRLLEVEGIGPKRLSGIIKAWDDQKEIREVMIFLKTHGVSATHATRIFKQYGQESLKVLQENPYRLAMEVSGIGFVTADKIAQSLGFSRDSVRRAEAGLHYVLFHATDEGHVCLPRNRLLAEAEKLLESSREVLEQGLQALAADGRVIVEKLTDTMAQAMGDREVVYLRGYYTAETQTAARLASIAFLAKRFSSSTINQILTDITSRLPFPLAPLQLEAVRKALTEKVLVITGGPGTGKTTLVRAICAAYRALGARVALAAPTGRAAKRLSEATGREAATIHRLLEFSPAAGGFQRNEQKPLTADCLIVDEASMLDALLAHHLLKAVAPKTTVIFVGDVDQLPSVGAGNVLQDIIASEAFPVVRLTEIFRQAQKSLIVVNAHRIREGLFPINGSTQKDKLSDFYFIEKDDPEEVLGLVVELCVSRIPKRFRLNPVDDIQVLSPMHRGVVGAQRLNEVLQKALNPKGRAVERAGKVYRVGDKVMQVRNNYDKEVFNGDVGRIHAVDEENQELRVRIDGRLVTYDFSELDEITHAYAVSVHKSQGSEYPVVVVPLVTQHYVMLQRNLLYTAVTRGKKLVVLVGSRKALAMAVRNNRIQERYTLLAHRLNRGLPASGR, encoded by the coding sequence ATGACGACGCACATCTTGGAGGGTCAAGTGGAACGGATCACCTATGCCGGTGAAGAAGACGGCTACAGTGTGCTCCGTCTCAAAGTCCGGGATCGGCGGGATCTGGTGACGGTGGTGGGATCCTTTGTCTCGGTCACACCCGGCGAGGTGCTGCGTCTTCATGGTTCCTGGACGCGTCATCCCAAGTACGGCGAACAGTTTCGCGTGGATCAATATGAGACGCTCACTCCCGACACGGTGGAAGGTATCCGTAAGTACTTGGGTTCCGGGCTTATCAAGGGTATCGGACCCGAAATGGCCAAGCGTATCGTGAAAACCTTTGGATCGGCTACCCTGGATGTGATTGAGCGTGAACCTAAACGACTTCTTGAAGTGGAAGGGATCGGGCCGAAACGCCTGAGCGGCATCATCAAGGCATGGGATGATCAAAAAGAAATCCGTGAAGTGATGATTTTTCTGAAAACCCATGGTGTAAGTGCAACCCATGCCACACGCATCTTTAAACAGTACGGTCAGGAATCCCTCAAGGTGCTTCAGGAAAACCCTTATCGGCTGGCCATGGAGGTGTCCGGGATCGGGTTTGTCACGGCGGACAAGATCGCCCAGAGCTTGGGATTCAGCCGTGATTCGGTGCGGCGCGCCGAAGCCGGGCTCCATTATGTGTTGTTTCATGCGACCGACGAGGGCCATGTGTGTCTACCTCGAAACCGGCTTCTGGCGGAGGCCGAAAAGCTTCTTGAATCCTCCCGCGAGGTCTTGGAACAGGGACTGCAGGCGTTAGCGGCTGATGGCCGAGTGATTGTGGAAAAATTGACCGATACAATGGCCCAGGCGATGGGGGACAGAGAGGTCGTGTATCTTCGAGGCTACTACACGGCAGAAACCCAAACGGCTGCCCGATTGGCTTCGATTGCCTTTCTTGCCAAGCGGTTTTCTTCAAGTACCATCAATCAGATCCTTACGGATATAACATCTCGGTTGCCGTTTCCATTGGCTCCATTACAGTTGGAGGCCGTTCGCAAAGCCCTGACGGAAAAGGTTCTGGTCATCACCGGAGGCCCCGGAACAGGTAAGACCACTCTGGTTCGAGCCATCTGTGCTGCTTACAGGGCTCTAGGGGCTCGCGTGGCCCTGGCCGCTCCTACGGGGCGTGCGGCCAAGCGACTGAGTGAAGCCACAGGCCGGGAAGCCGCGACTATCCATCGCCTTTTGGAATTCAGTCCGGCGGCTGGAGGTTTCCAGCGGAACGAACAGAAACCTCTCACGGCCGATTGCCTTATCGTGGATGAAGCTTCCATGCTGGACGCCTTGTTGGCTCATCATCTTCTTAAGGCCGTCGCCCCCAAAACCACGGTCATCTTTGTAGGGGACGTGGATCAGCTGCCTTCTGTCGGTGCCGGAAACGTTTTGCAGGACATCATCGCCTCCGAGGCTTTTCCCGTCGTGCGCCTGACGGAGATCTTTCGGCAGGCACAAAAAAGTCTCATTGTGGTCAACGCCCATCGGATTCGGGAAGGATTGTTTCCAATCAATGGCAGTACCCAAAAGGACAAACTTTCGGATTTCTATTTCATCGAAAAGGATGATCCGGAAGAAGTCCTGGGTCTTGTGGTGGAATTGTGTGTGAGCCGCATACCGAAACGATTTCGTTTGAACCCAGTGGACGACATTCAGGTTCTGAGCCCCATGCATCGAGGGGTCGTGGGAGCGCAGCGATTGAACGAGGTGCTGCAAAAGGCCTTGAACCCCAAGGGCCGGGCTGTGGAACGCGCCGGAAAAGTGTATCGTGTGGGCGACAAGGTCATGCAGGTTCGCAACAATTACGACAAGGAAGTTTTTAACGGGGATGTGGGCCGTATTCATGCGGTGGACGAAGAAAACCAAGAACTACGCGTTCGAATCGACGGCCGGCTGGTAACCTACGATTTTTCTGAACTGGACGAGATTACCCACGCTTATGCTGTGAGTGTCCATAAATCTCAAGGAAGCGAATACCCGGTGGTGGTGGTTCCTCTGGTGACCCAGCATTACGTCATGCTTCAGCGTAATCTTCTGTACACGGCTGTAACCCGAGGGAAAAAGCTTGTGGTGCTGGTAGGTTCTCGTAAGGCTTTGGCCATGGCGGTGCGCAACAACCGTATCCAAGAGCGCTACACACTGCTGGCGCATCGTTTGAATCGAGGCTTGCCTGCCTCGGGGCGATAA
- the aroF gene encoding 3-deoxy-7-phosphoheptulonate synthase, whose protein sequence is MLVVMHKRATPEDIAQVVRAIESRGYSARPIQGGERMAIGILHNRGPVDPNWVLSLPGVKEAIPVTRPYKLVSREFHPQDTVISVGDVRIGNGSLVIIAGPCAVESEEQALTIARHVKRAGAHLFRGGAFKPRTSPYAFQGLGEKALKILDKVRQETGLPIVTEALDHTVYDLVEETADIVQIGARNMQNFTLLRRAGHSSKPVLLKRGMAATLEEWLMAAEYILEGGNPHVILCERGIRTFTDHSRNTLDLSAVPVVRKESHLPILVDPSHACGRRDQVIPLSRAAVAVGANGLMVEVHHRPEEALSDGAQSLYPEQFRRLCEEIAPLVQLYARAPEPESTGFSAHRAASS, encoded by the coding sequence ATGCTTGTCGTCATGCATAAAAGGGCCACCCCGGAAGACATCGCCCAGGTAGTGCGTGCCATTGAAAGTCGAGGTTACAGCGCTCGTCCCATTCAAGGCGGGGAACGTATGGCCATTGGCATATTGCACAACCGAGGACCTGTGGATCCCAACTGGGTGTTGAGTCTGCCCGGGGTCAAGGAGGCCATTCCCGTCACACGGCCCTACAAGCTGGTCAGCCGCGAATTTCATCCCCAGGACACGGTGATTTCCGTCGGGGATGTGCGCATCGGCAACGGTTCACTGGTTATCATTGCCGGACCCTGTGCTGTGGAAAGTGAGGAGCAGGCCTTGACCATTGCACGGCATGTGAAACGTGCCGGAGCGCACCTCTTTCGTGGCGGCGCCTTCAAGCCGCGCACGTCCCCGTACGCCTTCCAAGGGCTCGGAGAAAAGGCTTTGAAAATCCTCGACAAGGTACGTCAAGAAACGGGTCTTCCCATCGTTACCGAAGCTCTGGACCACACCGTCTACGACCTGGTGGAAGAAACCGCCGATATTGTGCAGATCGGCGCCAGGAACATGCAAAATTTTACCTTGCTTCGACGTGCCGGGCATTCTTCCAAGCCGGTGCTGCTGAAACGCGGTATGGCGGCCACCCTGGAAGAATGGCTCATGGCCGCCGAATACATCCTGGAAGGCGGAAACCCTCACGTGATTCTGTGCGAACGTGGCATTCGTACCTTCACGGACCACAGCCGTAACACCCTGGATCTTTCCGCCGTGCCTGTCGTCCGCAAAGAAAGCCATCTTCCCATTCTGGTGGATCCCAGCCATGCCTGCGGACGCCGTGACCAGGTGATCCCTTTAAGCCGCGCCGCCGTCGCCGTCGGGGCCAACGGGCTTATGGTGGAAGTGCATCATCGGCCCGAAGAAGCTCTAAGCGACGGTGCCCAATCTCTGTATCCCGAACAGTTTCGAAGGCTCTGCGAAGAAATCGCTCCTCTAGTGCAACTCTACGCTCGAGCCCCGGAACCGGAAAGCACCGGCTTTTCCGCTCATCGAGCTGCCTCTTCGTGA
- a CDS encoding chorismate-binding protein: MKLRFFPTRSEFKDLFQRGNMVPVCCEILADTETPVSALAKIRQPGRPVFLLESVEGGERWGRYSFLGVSASRHVRLFRDHVEITENGSRHLLPHHGNPLQVLRNLMASYRPVSVAGLPRFWGGLVGWFAYETVSFFERIPNSLPSEAPLGHFVMTDELIIFDNVRHTLTLLVPVVSSKETADLDRGYDGAVTRLESLAESLEKPLPFPPIPLGAYPRTSKTDPRMACQRRTEAPAHPSLPETVSFSGPSHSAGGTSTLIEEDPFSSMPFGSLTPVSPGYHDATKRPFAARSGSTSSAFRSLVAPDDFLAMVRTVKDYIRAGDVIQTVISQPFVIQPAPDPWFLYRAQRFINPSPYMFFMELDDRILVGSSPETMVRLENGVATLRPIAGTRPRGATEQEDRRLADELLKDPKERAEHLMLVDLGRNDLGRVAETGTVQVTDLMVVERYSHVMHLVSNITCDLRRDYDAWDLLRATFPAGTLTGAPKIRAMEIIAELEPTPRGPYGGAVGYISYTGNMDLAITIRTACLHDGLMTVQTGAGIVADSVPEREYEETVNKAKAMLKAVALLQNAETFNHQSEGGLFHDCHDRQL; the protein is encoded by the coding sequence ATGAAGCTCAGATTTTTCCCAACCCGAAGTGAATTCAAGGACCTGTTTCAACGAGGAAACATGGTCCCGGTATGTTGTGAAATTCTTGCCGACACGGAAACCCCGGTGTCGGCCTTGGCCAAGATCAGACAACCAGGCCGTCCCGTCTTTCTTCTGGAGAGTGTGGAAGGCGGGGAACGATGGGGGCGATACAGCTTTCTCGGAGTATCGGCTTCTCGGCATGTACGTCTGTTTCGGGATCATGTGGAAATCACCGAAAACGGCAGCCGGCACCTTCTGCCGCATCATGGAAATCCTCTGCAGGTTCTGCGGAACCTCATGGCTTCCTATCGGCCTGTGTCTGTTGCCGGACTTCCACGATTTTGGGGCGGTTTGGTGGGATGGTTCGCCTACGAAACCGTTTCCTTTTTTGAAAGGATTCCCAACTCATTGCCTTCAGAAGCCCCTCTCGGCCATTTCGTCATGACCGACGAACTGATCATCTTTGACAATGTGCGACACACCTTGACCTTGCTGGTACCCGTTGTCTCATCAAAGGAAACCGCCGATCTTGATCGTGGTTATGACGGGGCCGTAACACGCCTGGAATCCCTGGCGGAATCCTTGGAAAAACCCTTGCCTTTTCCTCCTATTCCACTAGGAGCTTATCCCAGAACGTCAAAGACCGATCCTCGAATGGCATGTCAAAGAAGGACAGAGGCGCCGGCTCATCCCTCCCTGCCTGAAACCGTCTCTTTTTCTGGACCCTCTCATTCTGCGGGCGGGACATCTACACTCATAGAAGAAGACCCGTTCTCATCCATGCCCTTTGGTTCACTCACTCCCGTTTCCCCTGGTTATCATGACGCTACAAAGCGCCCTTTCGCCGCGCGATCCGGTTCCACTTCAAGCGCGTTTCGGTCCTTGGTGGCCCCAGATGATTTTTTGGCCATGGTTCGCACGGTCAAGGACTATATTCGTGCCGGGGATGTCATCCAAACGGTCATTTCCCAGCCCTTCGTGATCCAGCCGGCTCCGGACCCTTGGTTTCTCTATCGAGCCCAGCGTTTTATCAACCCATCCCCTTATATGTTTTTTATGGAACTGGACGACCGGATCCTTGTGGGTTCATCTCCGGAAACCATGGTGCGTCTGGAAAACGGTGTGGCCACACTTCGGCCCATTGCCGGCACACGGCCTCGAGGTGCCACCGAACAGGAAGATCGACGTCTGGCCGACGAACTTCTCAAAGACCCCAAGGAACGTGCTGAGCATCTCATGCTGGTGGATCTAGGCCGAAACGACCTGGGGCGAGTGGCCGAAACCGGGACCGTGCAGGTCACCGACCTCATGGTGGTGGAAAGGTATTCCCATGTGATGCACCTGGTGTCCAACATCACCTGCGACCTTAGGCGGGACTATGATGCCTGGGATCTGTTGCGCGCCACTTTTCCGGCGGGAACCCTCACCGGAGCCCCCAAGATTCGAGCCATGGAAATCATCGCCGAGCTGGAACCCACACCGCGAGGTCCATACGGCGGGGCGGTGGGCTACATCTCATACACGGGCAACATGGATCTGGCCATCACCATTCGCACCGCTTGCCTGCACGACGGCCTCATGACCGTTCAAACGGGTGCCGGGATTGTGGCCGACTCCGTCCCCGAACGGGAATACGAGGAAACCGTGAACAAAGCCAAGGCGATGCTCAAGGCCGTGGCCTTGCTTCAAAACGCCGAAACCTTCAATCACCAAAGTGAAGGAGGACTTTTCCATGATTGTCATGATCGACAATTATGA
- a CDS encoding aminodeoxychorismate/anthranilate synthase component II, with product MIVMIDNYDSFTYNLVQYLQMLGADVRVIRNDAASVEEILSWRPQGIVISPGPGRPEDAGVSVALIRAARSIPVLGVCLGHQAIAVAYGGRVGSARHLMHGKTSMVHSDGRGIYRGISGPFQAMRYHSLAVDPAVLPECLEISAQADDGEVMGIRHKTYPCEGIQFHPESIMTPVGKRLLRNFLNGQGGNSRVC from the coding sequence ATGATTGTCATGATCGACAATTATGATTCCTTTACCTACAACCTGGTGCAGTATCTTCAGATGCTAGGAGCCGACGTTCGGGTAATCCGTAACGATGCGGCGTCGGTGGAAGAAATCTTGTCCTGGCGTCCTCAGGGCATTGTCATTTCTCCTGGACCCGGTCGGCCTGAAGATGCAGGCGTCTCGGTAGCTCTTATTCGAGCTGCTCGCTCCATCCCCGTTCTCGGGGTCTGCTTAGGCCATCAGGCCATCGCCGTGGCTTATGGAGGACGTGTGGGTTCGGCCCGTCATCTGATGCACGGCAAAACATCCATGGTGCATTCGGACGGTCGCGGCATTTACCGAGGGATTTCGGGGCCGTTTCAGGCCATGCGCTACCATTCTTTGGCCGTGGACCCCGCAGTGCTGCCTGAATGTTTGGAAATCAGCGCCCAGGCCGATGACGGCGAAGTCATGGGCATTCGCCACAAAACCTACCCCTGTGAAGGCATTCAGTTTCATCCCGAATCCATCATGACTCCTGTGGGAAAACGCCTTTTGCGCAATTTCCTGAACGGGCAAGGAGGGAACAGCCGTGTTTGTTGA
- the trpD gene encoding anthranilate phosphoribosyltransferase, with protein sequence MFVDLLQRLTRRIDLTEDEMSGLMEQLMSGALTDAQIGAFMAALATKGETFTELAGAARTMRRKAYRLHVPASTVVDTCGTGGDGAQTFNISTTAAFVVAGCGVTVAKHGNRSVSSRCGSADVLEALGVRLDVDPEVVEEIIGDIGIGFLFAPLYHGAMKYAAKARKEVGIRSIFNMLGPLTNPAGANCQVLGVFAPELTEMFAKALQLLGTRRAFVVHGHDGLDEISACAPTRVTELQDGLVRTYDLDPERLLGRTADPDALRGGSSEENARILQSVLQGSSGPCRDVVVLNAAAALIAAGKAEDFREGIRMAEQSIDSGAAFDKLKSLVRLTREKAPSESLEPPPKTAFTSGN encoded by the coding sequence GTGTTTGTTGATCTGCTTCAGCGTCTCACACGACGAATCGACCTCACGGAAGACGAAATGAGCGGCCTTATGGAACAGCTCATGTCCGGAGCTCTTACCGACGCTCAAATCGGAGCCTTCATGGCGGCTCTGGCCACCAAAGGCGAAACCTTTACCGAACTGGCGGGGGCCGCTCGAACCATGCGCCGAAAAGCTTATCGTCTGCACGTACCCGCCTCCACCGTGGTGGATACATGCGGCACGGGCGGTGACGGCGCTCAAACTTTCAACATTTCCACGACAGCCGCCTTTGTGGTGGCAGGCTGTGGTGTCACTGTGGCCAAACATGGGAATCGTTCTGTTTCCAGTCGTTGCGGTAGCGCCGATGTGCTGGAAGCCCTGGGGGTTCGGCTGGATGTGGATCCGGAAGTGGTGGAAGAAATCATTGGGGATATCGGGATCGGTTTCCTCTTTGCGCCGCTTTATCACGGCGCCATGAAATACGCAGCCAAAGCGCGCAAAGAAGTGGGGATTCGATCCATTTTCAACATGCTGGGCCCTTTGACCAACCCGGCAGGAGCCAACTGCCAGGTGCTTGGTGTGTTTGCTCCGGAATTAACGGAAATGTTCGCCAAAGCCTTGCAACTTTTGGGAACACGTCGTGCTTTTGTGGTCCACGGCCATGACGGCCTGGATGAAATCAGCGCTTGTGCACCGACACGTGTCACAGAACTTCAGGACGGTCTTGTGCGGACCTACGACCTGGATCCGGAACGTCTTCTGGGCCGAACGGCCGATCCTGACGCCCTGCGCGGGGGATCTTCTGAGGAAAACGCGCGGATTCTGCAATCAGTCCTTCAAGGATCCTCAGGACCATGCCGGGATGTGGTGGTGCTCAATGCGGCGGCGGCATTGATCGCCGCAGGCAAGGCAGAGGATTTTCGAGAAGGCATTCGTATGGCGGAACAAAGCATCGATTCCGGCGCCGCCTTTGACAAGTTGAAAAGCCTTGTGCGTCTCACGCGTGAAAAAGCACCAAGTGAATCGCTCGAGCCACCGCCTAAGACGGCTTTCACTTCGGGAAACTGA